Within the Osmerus eperlanus chromosome 10, fOsmEpe2.1, whole genome shotgun sequence genome, the region CAGACCATCACCTTCCTCCCACACCTCTTTCAACTGATTCTCACTACCCTGTACAGAGAAGAAGTATCTTATATGTTCTGATATGAACACGGTGAAGAATATATCATGTCAAATTATATGAAATAGTACAGTATGAGGTCTTCTAGTATGAGGTTCTCCAGTGTATTGTACTGAGCCCCTGGTTAAGAGACAGCAGCATGGCTCTTAGGCTGAACCCTGCAGCGGAGACGTACTGGATGGTTGACTTTGGGATGGTCGGCATGTTTCTTCTTCATCTCCTCGtaatgctcctcctccttcttccttccttcatcGTCCAGAGTCCTCAGGTGTTCCTGTCTATCATGCTCCTTCATCATCTCGTATTTCTTAAACTCCTCATGGCGGTCCTTGTCAAAGTTTTCCAGGTCATTTGTGGCCTTGTGAAAAGAAGGACAACATGTTGCTTCTTTGTGTAGCCGGGGGAAGGGTGACCGTTCCTCGTTTTCCATACAAATGGTATTTAACAAGCCATGTTCAGTTAGTCTGCTGGCAGAGACTTACAGATTTGATCAGTCGATCCAGGTCATCCACTACAAAGGTGTGCGGATTCATGTGGTTCAGGTACTCAAACTGTTTCAACAGGGCCTGGTGGTCCACTACCATGTCTGGAGAATGTTGACAGGAATTACACATCAATTTGTTCATCTGTCCATCAGTTATGACTGCGCAAGCCACATCAATTATTTTTGTGGTTATTGTAAGAAAACTGTCAAGAACAGCGTAAAAAGAAACATTTCTGATAGTGTTTCTGTAATATAGCGTACTAAAGTGAGTTGTGGGTCAAAGCTCAATTATGCTGGTGACTACCATCTATGCTCGTAGTGATAGTGCTAGTGATAAGAGTAACATGCCATTGCTGTTGTGTTGGAATACTGCGGTTCACAATGTACACTTATGTTTCACATGTGAGTCTCAACAAGGTAAAAGGaacccaaaaaaaaacaaaccccATCCTTTCTGTTACACTTGTGTAATGCAATATGAAGCAACTGGATGACACAAATATGTGAAGCTCATACTCAGGGCTTACTAAAGTGGATCATGAATCACCGGGCGGAGGCCTACCGTTCCCTCCTTCGACATCTTGCTTAGCTTTGATGAGTGTCCGTAGACGGTTGACTTCCTGTCTTTTCAGCTCGTCCAGTTTGGTTCTGATGTGGTGGCCGACAAAGTCGAGCTCGTTAGCCAGCTTCCCTTGCTATTGAAGACAAACATAGCAACGTTGCTCAACAACAAAACATTCGTCATGAGAAATGATGAGACTTAGATGGGACTAATACCTTGATGTCCTCCATGTCAGTGTTGTGAAGCTTCTCTCTAAAATGTGGATCTTTCTCCAAGAAATCGATGACTTCCCTGAGGTATCGGTCATAGTGGAGTCCAGTGTCCTGTTACACCACAAACAGCAGAACATCAAGCAGTATTCTCCAATAAGGAAAGAGAAGAGTCTATTAAATATTCAAGGAACAAGGAAATATGCTGTACTAGATCTAAGCctactattattatttttttcgtTGTCTATTAGAAATGACTATTAACAGGCTTGAAGACGTTGAGACTTACAACACTAGGCGGAGGATCTTGAACTTTCTCTTCCTGTGGCTTGATTTTAGTCTTGTCCATACTAATTGGCACTGCCTCTAGATACAGCAGATGGACGGCAACAGCAAAACAGCTGGACAGGAAAGCCCAGTTACGGGACATCTGCAAATAGA harbors:
- the nucb2a gene encoding nucleobindin-2a gives rise to the protein MSRNWAFLSSCFAVAVHLLYLEAVPISMDKTKIKPQEEKVQDPPPSVDTGLHYDRYLREVIDFLEKDPHFREKLHNTDMEDIKQGKLANELDFVGHHIRTKLDELKRQEVNRLRTLIKAKQDVEGGNDMVVDHQALLKQFEYLNHMNPHTFVVDDLDRLIKSATNDLENFDKDRHEEFKKYEMMKEHDRQEHLRTLDDEGRKKEEEHYEEMKKKHADHPKVNHPGSENQLKEVWEEGDGLDPEDFDPKTFFNLHDTNGDGFFDEQELEALFTKELEKIYDPTNEEDDMVEMEEERLRMREHVMNEVDSNKDRLVSLEEFLVATKKKEFLEPDSWETLEQNQAYTDEEMREFEEHLVRQEQDLNQKAAELQKQKEELERQQEQLNAQKVELQQAVEHMERLKIQNVEAPPEVHIEGNAVPDQQVHDNVLAPGHQALHQDPPQDYHEELPKSPDLPPAHNDLPPVHEAVPEALHDLP